Proteins found in one Thunnus maccoyii chromosome 5, fThuMac1.1, whole genome shotgun sequence genomic segment:
- the fkbp4 gene encoding peptidyl-prolyl cis-trans isomerase FKBP4 — MTMTAEEQTSEGQHTIPMEGEDITPKKDGGVLKLVKREGTGTELPMTGDKVFVHYVGTLLDGTLFDSSRDRGERFSFELGKGQVIKAWDIGVATMKVGEVCQLICKPELAYGSAGSPPKIPPNATLVFEVELFEFRGEDVTDEEDGGIIRRIITKGSGYTKPNEGAAVEVTVEGTCEGRVFDERELKFEIGDGEGLGLPAGVEKAIMAMEQGEEALFTIKPKYGFGNAGNAKYNIPGGATLQYKIKLAAFEKAKESWEMNATEKLEQSVIVKEKGTQYFKEGKYKQASVQYKRIVSWLEHESSLSEEDEKKAKTLQLAAHLNLAMCFLKLQEPNQALENCDKALELDASNEKALFRRGEALCGMKEFDKARDDFQQVVQLYPANKAAKSQVVLCQKYIKQQHEKDKRIYANMFQKFAERDSKKEAEKMKGDTKENGNDNMEVENREKEVESEAKA; from the exons ATGACAATGACTGCGGAGGAGCAGACAAGTGAAGGACAGCACACCATCCCAATGGAGGGAGAGGACATTACGCCAAAGAAAGACGGGGGTGTTTTAAAG CTGGTGAAAAGGGAAGGCACAGGCACAGAGCTGCCTATGACCGGTGACAAAGTGTTTGTACATTATGTGGGCACACTTCTGGATGGTACTCTTTTTGACTCGAGCAGAGACAGGGGAGAGAGGTTCTCCTTTGAGTTGGGCAAAG GTCAAGTCATAAAGGCATGGGACATTGGTGTAGCCACAATGAAAGTGGGCGAGGTGTGCCAGCTCATCTGTAAGCCAGAGTTAGCATATGGATCTGCAGGCAGCCCACCCAAGATCCCCCCCAATGCCACACTTGTGTTTGAG GTGGAACTGTTTGAATTTCGAGGGGAGGACGTAACTGATGAAGAGGACGGAGGAATTATCCGTCGCATCATCACTAAAGGGTCGGGATATACCAAGCCTAATGAAGGAGCTGCTGTTGAAG TAACGGTGGAAGGTACCTGTGAGGGACGCGTGTTTGACGAGAGAGAACTGAAGTTTGAGATCGGAGATGGAGAAGGTCTTGGCTTACCCGCTGGAGTGGAGAAGGCTATCATGGCTATGGAGCAGGGAGAAGAAGCTCTCTTCACCATCAAGCCCAA gtATGGCTTTGGGAATGCAGGAAATGCAAAATATAACATTCCCGGTGGGGCAACGTTGCAGTACAAGATCAAGCTGGCAGCCTTTGAGAAG gCAAAGGAGTCATGGGAGATGAACGCAACAGAGAAGCTGGAACAGAGTGTCATTGTCAAAGAGAAGGGCACACAGTATTTTAAG GAGGGAAAATACAAGCAGGCATCAGTGCAGTATAAAAGGATTGTTTCATGGCTGGAACATGAATCTAGTTTGtcagaggaggatgagaagaaaGCGAAAACATTACAACTGGCTGCACATCTGAACTTGGCCATGTGCTTCCTCAAACTTCAGGAGCCAAACCAAGCTCTAGAAAACTGTGACAAG GCTCTGGAGTTGGATGCATCCAATGAGAAGGCTTTGTTCCGGAGGGGAGAGGCGCTGTGTGGTATGAAGGAGTTTGACAAGGCAAGAGACGACTTCCAGCAAGTCGTTCAACTGTATCCTGCCAACAAGGCTGCCAAGAGTCAG GTGGTTCTTTGTCAGAAATACATTAAGCAGCAGCATGAGAAGGACAAACGCATCTACGCCAACATGTTCCAGAAGTTTGCAGAGAGGGATTCAAAG aaagaagcagagaagaTGAAGGGCGACACCAAGGAGAACGGCAACGACAACATGGAGGTTGAGAACAGAGAAAAGGAAGTTGAGAGTGAAGCAAAAGCGTAA